A genomic region of Janthinobacterium lividum contains the following coding sequences:
- a CDS encoding HPP family protein, whose translation MTTSFLARWLPQPNNGSRREQLRACAGAICGLLLTGLICHFLLAPDSASVYLIAPMGASAVLLFCLPASPLAQPWSVVGGNVVSGLVGMACVKWLGPSVGVAALAACLAIGAMFALRCLHPPGGAVALTTVVGGASVHAAGFEFVFITVLFNSAVLVACAVLYNNLTGRRYPHIQQLVAPHPHDTKDEVPSNRLGFSPDDLDAVLRQHSEVLDISRDDLQAIFLQTEMRAYQRRFGVVTCADIMSKDVLSVEFGTPLDVAWRTMREHQVGALPVLNRARRVIGIITQTDFLRHGGLDDYQGMRQRLRGLLQRSGLSHSDKPEVVGQLMTPSPHTARLGTPIIDLVPLMADAGYHHIPILDDEERLAGIISQSDLMAALYESRFAEAVA comes from the coding sequence ATGACGACTTCTTTCCTGGCACGCTGGCTGCCGCAACCGAACAACGGCAGCCGCCGCGAACAATTACGCGCCTGCGCGGGCGCCATCTGCGGCTTGCTGCTGACGGGCCTGATCTGCCATTTCCTGCTGGCCCCCGACAGCGCCAGCGTCTACCTGATCGCACCCATGGGCGCCTCGGCCGTCCTGCTGTTCTGCCTGCCGGCCAGCCCGCTGGCGCAACCGTGGTCCGTGGTGGGCGGCAATGTCGTCTCCGGCCTGGTCGGCATGGCCTGCGTGAAATGGCTGGGCCCCAGCGTGGGCGTGGCGGCGCTGGCCGCCTGCCTGGCCATCGGCGCCATGTTTGCCCTGCGCTGTTTGCATCCGCCGGGCGGCGCCGTGGCGCTGACCACGGTGGTTGGCGGCGCCAGCGTGCATGCGGCCGGCTTCGAATTCGTCTTCATCACCGTGCTGTTCAATTCCGCCGTGCTGGTCGCTTGCGCCGTGTTGTACAACAACCTGACGGGGCGTCGCTACCCGCACATCCAGCAACTGGTCGCGCCGCATCCGCACGACACCAAGGATGAGGTGCCCAGCAACCGCCTGGGCTTTTCGCCGGACGACCTCGATGCCGTGCTGCGCCAGCACAGCGAAGTGCTCGACATCAGCCGCGACGACTTGCAAGCCATCTTCCTGCAAACGGAAATGCGCGCCTACCAGCGCCGCTTCGGCGTCGTCACCTGCGCCGACATCATGTCGAAAGACGTGCTCAGCGTGGAATTCGGCACGCCGCTCGATGTTGCCTGGCGCACCATGCGCGAGCATCAGGTGGGCGCCCTGCCCGTGCTGAACCGGGCGCGCCGCGTCATCGGCATCATCACGCAGACGGATTTCCTGCGCCACGGCGGCCTCGACGATTATCAGGGCATGCGCCAGCGACTGCGCGGCCTGCTGCAGCGCAGCGGCTTGTCCCACAGCGACAAACCGGAAGTGGTGGGCCAGCTGATGACGCCGTCGCCGCACACGGCCCGCCTGGGCACGCCCATCATCGACCTCGTGCCCCTGATGGCCGATGCCGGCTACCATCACATTCCCATCCTCGACGATGAAGAGCGCCTGGCCGGCATCATCAGCCAGTCCGACCTGATGGCGGCCCTGTACGAAAGCCGCTTTGCCGAGGCGGTGGCATGA
- a CDS encoding thioredoxin family protein — protein MRVSLFLASLLLAGTAVAAAPTPGNPVATPHLPYNAAADAKADVARALAEAKTAHVPVLLIFGANWCEDCRALDRALKEGKNAELMQQQFKVVKVDVGNFDHNLDVAQAYGNPLKKGIPAAVLVSSDNNQVLYATKGGELANARRMSESGIYDFFKQAASVKSPAL, from the coding sequence ATGCGCGTTTCCCTTTTCCTTGCCAGCCTGCTGCTTGCCGGCACCGCCGTTGCCGCCGCCCCCACACCGGGCAACCCTGTCGCCACGCCGCATTTGCCGTACAACGCGGCGGCCGACGCCAAGGCCGACGTGGCGCGCGCGCTGGCCGAGGCCAAGACGGCGCACGTACCTGTCTTGCTGATCTTTGGCGCGAACTGGTGCGAGGATTGCCGCGCGCTCGACAGGGCTTTGAAGGAAGGCAAGAACGCCGAGTTGATGCAACAGCAGTTCAAGGTCGTCAAGGTCGACGTGGGTAACTTCGACCATAACCTCGATGTGGCGCAAGCCTATGGCAATCCGCTCAAGAAAGGCATCCCCGCTGCCGTGCTCGTATCGAGCGACAACAACCAGGTGCTGTACGCCACCAAGGGCGGCGAACTGGCAAATGCCCGCCGCATGAGCGAAAGCGGCATTTATGATTTCTTCAAGCAAGCGGCGAGCGTGAAGTCACCTGCCCTGTAA
- a CDS encoding DUF3349 domain-containing protein: MSTPDTLPPILSGAARMLRSAYPGGMPDTAYFAVLALLYDHFSDRNLAELMAAVTHKDAETVLNDIYACASSQPEPSSVEAAKNLLAQHGLQAVCAED; this comes from the coding sequence TTGAGCACGCCAGATACCCTGCCCCCGATTTTGTCCGGCGCCGCGCGCATGCTGCGCAGCGCCTATCCCGGCGGCATGCCAGACACGGCGTATTTCGCCGTGCTGGCCCTGCTGTATGACCACTTTTCCGACCGCAACCTGGCCGAGCTGATGGCCGCCGTCACGCACAAGGATGCTGAGACGGTCCTCAATGACATCTATGCCTGCGCCAGCAGCCAGCCGGAGCCGTCCAGCGTCGAGGCCGCCAAGAACTTGCTGGCGCAGCATGGCTTGCAGGCCGTCTGCGCCGAGGATTAA
- a CDS encoding M48 family metallopeptidase — translation MTPFQALLAGPDGGSAGTVVSAHFFGSQLAIDAPDSTVDVTQLVVSVGGVDGPELFLNWLDGQGRQASLKPLTADDIATVLREAPAALQPQLQRLWGERQRNRRQVSGWLAGLTGATIIAAALLWWQGGHAAGALAGWIPLSTEKQLGELALAQVRAQGGISESGVAQQTVQEIGRKLTAGSRYQYRWLVKQDDTVNAFAMPGGIIVVHTGLLRQAADPGELAGVLAHEVQHVEQRHSLRQMISSLGWGALVGVTIGDISAVAAMLAHQAGTLYFSRDMEEEADRLGLLALQRAQIRPDGMLRFFQKLDDKDKASVPGWISSHPQTAARAQQIRSLIAATPCPACVPLNSQHWQAMKAVVAPADK, via the coding sequence ATGACGCCATTCCAGGCACTGCTGGCCGGCCCCGATGGCGGCTCCGCCGGCACGGTCGTCAGCGCGCACTTCTTCGGCAGCCAGCTGGCCATCGATGCACCCGACTCCACTGTCGATGTGACGCAGCTGGTCGTCAGCGTGGGCGGTGTCGACGGACCGGAACTGTTCCTGAACTGGCTCGACGGACAAGGCCGGCAAGCCTCGCTCAAGCCGCTGACAGCGGACGACATCGCCACCGTCTTGCGCGAAGCGCCGGCCGCGCTGCAGCCGCAACTGCAGCGTTTGTGGGGCGAGCGCCAGCGCAACCGGCGGCAAGTATCGGGCTGGCTGGCCGGCTTGACGGGCGCGACCATCATCGCCGCCGCCCTGCTGTGGTGGCAGGGCGGCCATGCCGCCGGCGCGCTGGCGGGGTGGATCCCCTTGTCGACGGAAAAGCAGCTGGGCGAACTGGCCCTGGCACAAGTGCGCGCACAGGGCGGCATCAGCGAAAGCGGCGTGGCGCAGCAGACGGTGCAGGAGATCGGCCGCAAGCTGACGGCCGGTTCGCGCTACCAGTACCGCTGGCTGGTCAAGCAGGACGACACGGTCAACGCGTTTGCCATGCCGGGCGGCATCATCGTCGTGCATACGGGCTTGCTGCGCCAGGCAGCCGACCCGGGCGAACTGGCCGGCGTGCTGGCGCATGAAGTGCAGCATGTGGAGCAACGCCATTCGCTGCGGCAAATGATCAGCAGCCTGGGCTGGGGCGCCCTGGTGGGCGTGACCATCGGCGACATCAGCGCCGTGGCCGCCATGCTGGCGCACCAGGCCGGCACCCTGTATTTCAGCCGCGACATGGAGGAAGAGGCGGACCGCCTGGGTTTGCTTGCCTTGCAGCGCGCACAGATCCGTCCCGACGGCATGCTGCGCTTTTTCCAGAAGCTCGACGACAAGGACAAGGCCAGCGTGCCGGGATGGATTTCCTCTCACCCGCAGACGGCGGCGCGCGCGCAGCAGATCCGCAGCCTGATCGCCGCCACGCCCTGCCCCGCCTGCGTCCCCTTGAACAGCCAGCACTGGCAGGCGATGAAAGCCGTGGTCGCGCCAGCGGACAAATAG
- a CDS encoding aminotransferase class V-fold PLP-dependent enzyme codes for MKEIYLDSNATTCVLPAAVAAARQAMEQGYGNPSSTHATGLQAKAMMDGVRRRASGLLGVGDGRLMFNSGATEGIQTAVLSALCALRERRDAGKRIGSLLLYGATEHKAVPESLAHWNRLLGLNLEVRKLPVDAQGRHDLQALGALIGDAAMLCTMAANNETGVVSDLSAIAQLLQERGADAYWMVDCVQALGKLKLNLAATRIDYAPFSGHKLYAPKGIGMLYVRAGAPFTPLMMGGGQEGGLRSGTENMAGIAALGAVLAALDDGKTFRSHADLAAFREQLVASLERAFPGIVFNMPFDLSLSTTLNFSVPGLSSKELLDLFDAARVRVSSGSACSAAKALPSYVLEAMHVPQWRASSAIRLSFGPLIDAATIAAACARIERCGEALRSSCLLPSALAPSPQDGAQDGIIQLGVDGQCTWLISDAASASCVVIDPVAALVPRLAAFIRCQQLALRAIVHTAPPADHGVARLALLQELAIEQVGRIDIDGELALGQQRLRRVECGENHVYLLDQRFAFIGNLAPEALVPLLDAALLTQGTVLCASGDDGSICGTVCSVQEGIVPAAELQLDAAALPAFLRQHPDAILVDVREAYEHAACAGTVFEGCAVHSVPLSRLAGQVAAWLQQPQRPLVFFCRSGNRSARAAACLRRLGHGAAWQLNGGMAMAEATRHPLAIAA; via the coding sequence ATGAAAGAAATCTACCTCGACAGCAATGCCACCACCTGCGTGCTGCCCGCCGCCGTTGCCGCCGCCCGGCAAGCGATGGAGCAGGGCTATGGCAATCCCAGCAGCACCCATGCCACGGGATTGCAGGCCAAGGCCATGATGGATGGCGTGCGCCGGCGCGCCAGCGGCTTGCTGGGCGTGGGCGACGGCCGGTTGATGTTCAATAGCGGCGCCACCGAAGGTATCCAGACGGCCGTGCTGTCCGCCCTGTGCGCGCTGCGCGAACGGCGCGATGCGGGCAAGCGCATCGGCAGCCTGCTGCTGTATGGCGCGACCGAGCACAAGGCCGTGCCGGAAAGCCTGGCGCACTGGAACCGCTTATTGGGCCTGAACCTGGAAGTGCGCAAGCTGCCTGTCGATGCGCAAGGGCGCCACGATCTGCAGGCCCTGGGCGCGCTGATCGGCGACGCGGCCATGCTGTGCACGATGGCGGCGAATAATGAAACGGGCGTCGTCAGCGATTTGTCCGCCATCGCCCAGTTGCTGCAGGAACGCGGCGCCGACGCCTACTGGATGGTCGATTGCGTGCAGGCGCTGGGCAAGCTGAAACTGAACCTGGCCGCCACGCGCATCGACTACGCGCCGTTTTCCGGCCACAAGCTGTATGCGCCCAAGGGCATCGGCATGCTGTACGTGCGCGCCGGCGCGCCGTTTACGCCCCTGATGATGGGCGGCGGCCAGGAAGGTGGCCTGCGCTCGGGCACGGAAAACATGGCCGGCATCGCCGCGCTGGGCGCCGTGCTGGCCGCGCTCGACGATGGCAAGACCTTCCGCAGCCACGCCGACCTGGCCGCTTTCCGCGAGCAGCTGGTGGCCAGCCTGGAACGGGCGTTTCCCGGCATCGTTTTCAATATGCCGTTCGACTTGTCCTTGTCGACGACGCTCAATTTTTCCGTGCCGGGCCTGTCCTCAAAAGAGCTGCTGGACCTGTTCGACGCGGCGCGCGTGCGCGTCAGTTCGGGCAGCGCCTGTTCCGCCGCCAAGGCGCTCCCCAGCTATGTCCTCGAAGCGATGCATGTGCCGCAATGGCGCGCCAGCTCGGCCATCCGTCTGTCGTTCGGCCCCCTGATCGACGCGGCGACGATTGCCGCTGCCTGCGCGCGCATCGAGCGCTGTGGCGAGGCCCTGCGCAGCAGCTGTCTGCTGCCGTCGGCGCTGGCGCCATCGCCGCAGGACGGCGCGCAGGACGGCATAATCCAGCTGGGCGTGGATGGCCAGTGCACCTGGCTGATCAGCGACGCTGCCAGCGCCAGTTGTGTCGTCATCGATCCGGTCGCCGCGCTCGTGCCGCGCCTGGCCGCCTTCATCCGCTGCCAGCAGCTGGCCTTGCGCGCCATCGTGCACACGGCGCCGCCAGCCGACCATGGCGTGGCGCGCCTGGCATTGCTGCAGGAACTCGCCATCGAGCAGGTGGGCCGCATCGATATCGACGGTGAGCTGGCACTGGGCCAGCAGCGCCTGCGCCGCGTCGAGTGTGGTGAAAACCATGTGTACCTGCTCGATCAGCGCTTCGCCTTCATCGGCAACCTGGCGCCCGAGGCGCTGGTGCCCCTGCTGGATGCGGCGCTGCTGACGCAAGGCACCGTGCTGTGCGCATCAGGCGACGACGGCAGCATTTGCGGCACCGTGTGCAGCGTGCAGGAAGGTATCGTGCCTGCCGCCGAACTGCAGCTCGATGCGGCCGCCTTGCCCGCCTTCCTGCGCCAGCATCCCGACGCCATCCTTGTCGATGTGCGCGAAGCGTATGAACACGCGGCTTGCGCCGGCACGGTATTCGAGGGCTGCGCCGTGCACAGCGTGCCGCTGAGCCGCCTGGCGGGCCAGGTAGCCGCGTGGCTGCAGCAGCCGCAGCGCCCGCTGGTCTTTTTCTGCCGCAGCGGCAACCGCAGCGCGCGCGCCGCTGCCTGCCTGCGCCGCCTCGGTCACGGCGCGGCATGGCAACTCAACGGCGGCATGGCGATGGCGGAGGCGACACGCCATCCGCTGGCCATCGCTGCCTGA
- a CDS encoding Lrp/AsnC family transcriptional regulator — translation MNSPNTSLDKFDCAILAALQQDGTLSIAALSEKIGLSSTPCWKRVKRLEEEGYIESRVAIVNRQKVGLPVTVFVSVRTGQHDEKWLRRFAAAVIVLPEVQEFHRMSGDIDYLLKVVTTDIKGYDTFYKKLIKAVQLTGVSSAFSMEQIKCSTELPLELIAHGLPA, via the coding sequence ATGAATTCACCAAACACCTCGCTCGACAAATTCGACTGCGCCATCCTCGCAGCCCTGCAGCAGGACGGTACCCTGTCGATCGCCGCCCTCAGCGAAAAGATCGGCCTGTCCAGCACGCCATGCTGGAAACGGGTCAAGCGCCTGGAGGAAGAGGGTTATATCGAGAGCCGCGTGGCCATCGTCAACCGGCAAAAAGTGGGGTTGCCCGTGACCGTCTTCGTCAGCGTGCGCACGGGCCAGCACGATGAGAAATGGCTGCGCCGCTTTGCCGCCGCCGTCATCGTCTTGCCGGAAGTACAGGAATTCCACCGCATGAGCGGCGATATCGACTACCTGCTGAAAGTCGTCACCACCGACATCAAGGGCTACGATACCTTCTACAAAAAGCTCATCAAGGCCGTGCAGCTGACGGGCGTGTCCTCCGCCTTTTCCATGGAACAGATCAAATGCAGCACGGAATTGCCGCTGGAATTGATCGCCCACGGCTTGCCTGCCTGA
- a CDS encoding methyl-accepting chemotaxis protein produces the protein MSLLRRLSIQKKLLFSMGLCLLLFMAISSFLSVRMSSDYVRERVVSQELPAQVGEIRNDVLRQISQPLSVVQTMANDVYLQDWEDAGLPDSGIATFQRYASVVKEKNKAASINWASASTGKYFTTDGLLRTLDKNQAADQWFYGLLAGDKAYTLDIDKAENSSDLMLYLNARGQTAGGKQIAAGLGLSINALADTIRSYKIGQTGHVYLARANGVLLVHRDTALADGKHQLKDLPGFSDTLSQSLLTGNKYAYAIYDAPAGRQFVAASFVPELNLYVMAEVPEAEVLGNVTRSALIAALIAGLVGGGIALLIIYVISRAIAAPVARAADMLSEIASGNGDLSRRMPVESEDEVGALAAAFNRFVASLNVTIREVRDSTGAIASASSQIASGNLDLSARTEAQASSLEETAAAMEELTSTVKQNADNARQANQLVVSASSHAVKGGEVVGQVVQTMGAITESSRKIADIIGVIDGIAFQTNILALNAAVEAARAGEQGRGFAVVATEVRNLAQRSSQAAKEIKDLIVDSGSKVEAGSKLVDSAGATMQDIVVSVQRVADLMGEIASASQEQSQGIAQVNATVTQMDDATQQNAALVEEAAAAAQSLQDQAGRLAQVVSVFKLEESGHVAPQSPAHKPMLPTPSRPKVPASDAWEEF, from the coding sequence ATGTCTCTGCTCCGCCGCCTCTCCATCCAGAAAAAACTCCTGTTCAGCATGGGCTTGTGCCTGCTGCTCTTCATGGCGATCTCGTCCTTCCTCAGCGTGCGCATGAGCAGCGACTACGTGCGCGAGCGCGTCGTCAGCCAGGAATTGCCGGCGCAAGTGGGCGAGATCCGCAACGACGTGCTGCGCCAGATCAGCCAGCCGCTGTCCGTGGTGCAGACCATGGCCAACGATGTCTACCTGCAAGACTGGGAAGACGCAGGCTTGCCCGACAGCGGCATCGCCACCTTCCAGCGCTACGCCAGCGTGGTCAAGGAAAAGAACAAGGCGGCCTCGATCAACTGGGCTTCCGCCAGCACGGGCAAATACTTCACCACGGACGGCTTGCTGCGCACCTTGGACAAGAACCAGGCGGCCGACCAGTGGTTTTATGGCTTGCTGGCCGGCGACAAGGCCTATACGCTCGACATCGACAAGGCGGAAAACTCCAGCGACCTGATGTTGTACCTGAATGCGCGTGGCCAGACGGCGGGCGGCAAGCAGATCGCGGCCGGACTGGGCCTGTCCATCAATGCGCTGGCCGACACTATCCGCAGCTACAAGATCGGCCAGACGGGCCATGTCTACCTGGCGCGCGCCAACGGCGTGCTGCTGGTGCACCGTGACACGGCCCTGGCCGATGGCAAGCATCAACTCAAGGATTTACCGGGCTTTAGCGATACCCTGAGCCAGAGCCTGTTGACGGGCAACAAGTACGCGTACGCCATCTATGACGCGCCCGCGGGACGCCAGTTCGTCGCCGCTTCCTTCGTGCCGGAATTGAATCTGTATGTGATGGCTGAAGTACCGGAAGCGGAAGTGCTGGGCAATGTGACGCGATCGGCCCTGATCGCCGCCCTGATCGCCGGCCTGGTCGGTGGCGGCATCGCCCTGCTCATCATTTATGTCATCAGCCGCGCCATCGCCGCCCCCGTCGCGCGGGCGGCCGACATGCTCAGCGAGATCGCCAGCGGGAATGGCGACCTGAGCCGCCGCATGCCTGTCGAATCGGAAGACGAGGTCGGTGCGCTGGCCGCCGCCTTCAACCGCTTCGTCGCATCGCTGAATGTGACGATACGCGAAGTTCGCGACAGTACCGGGGCCATTGCCAGCGCATCGAGCCAGATCGCGTCGGGCAACCTGGACCTGTCGGCGCGCACGGAAGCCCAGGCGTCGAGCCTGGAAGAAACAGCGGCAGCCATGGAAGAACTGACGTCGACGGTGAAACAGAACGCGGACAATGCGCGCCAGGCCAATCAGCTGGTGGTGTCGGCTTCAAGCCACGCCGTCAAGGGCGGCGAAGTGGTCGGGCAAGTCGTGCAGACGATGGGCGCGATTACGGAAAGTTCACGCAAGATCGCCGACATTATCGGCGTGATCGACGGCATTGCCTTTCAAACCAATATCCTGGCGCTGAATGCGGCGGTCGAGGCGGCCCGCGCGGGTGAACAGGGCCGCGGCTTTGCCGTGGTGGCGACTGAGGTGCGCAACCTGGCGCAGAGGTCAAGCCAGGCGGCCAAGGAAATCAAGGACTTGATCGTCGACTCGGGCAGCAAGGTGGAAGCGGGCAGCAAGCTGGTCGACTCGGCCGGCGCCACCATGCAGGACATCGTCGTCTCCGTCCAGAGAGTCGCCGACCTGATGGGCGAAATCGCCTCGGCCAGCCAGGAGCAAAGCCAGGGCATCGCGCAGGTCAATGCCACTGTCACGCAGATGGATGACGCCACCCAGCAAAACGCGGCCCTGGTGGAAGAAGCGGCGGCAGCAGCCCAATCCCTGCAGGATCAGGCTGGGCGGCTGGCGCAGGTGGTCAGCGTCTTCAAGCTGGAAGAAAGCGGGCATGTGGCACCGCAGTCGCCGGCGCACAAGCCCATGCTGCCCACGCCGTCCCGCCCGAAAGTGCCGGCCAGCGATGCGTGGGAAGAGTTTTAA